A genomic stretch from Bacillus sp. N1-1 includes:
- the ilvB gene encoding acetolactate synthase large subunit, producing the protein MRAKAKPEAEAVTAEMTGADVLIHSLKKENVEVLFGYPGGAVLPIYDALYRSPIKHILSKHEQGSIHAAEGYARVSGKPGVVIATSGPGATNLVTGITDAMMDSLPLVIFTGQVASTVIGTDAFQEADIMGITAPITKHNYQVRDVQDLPRIIKEAFHIATTGRPGPVLVDIPKDVANKTISPNYDSTVHLPGYQPTFSPNILQIKKLADAVGAAKKPVILAGAGVLHANAGKELVAFSEKHRIPVINTLLGLGSYPGNHPLFLGMGGMHGTYTANMALYECDLLISIGARFDDRLTGNLDHFAIHATVAHIDVDPAEIGKNVSTQIPIVSDAREALKKLLEIESPLPDTEEWRKKLTQNSEDFPLWKKVSTTEFLPQRVVELVHEYTKGDAIITTDVGQHQMWAAQYYAFADANRWVTSGGLGTMGFGFPSAIGAQLAFPEQTVVSLTGDGGFQMTLQELSTLQELNLPVKVVIMNNQTLGMVRQWQEAFYEERYSQSLIPVQPDFVKLGEAYGIKSFKVTNEEEAKAVFEEAFSHREPVLIDCRVSGKENVYPMIAPGKGLHQMIGVKP; encoded by the coding sequence ATGCGGGCGAAGGCAAAACCAGAAGCCGAAGCGGTAACAGCGGAAATGACCGGGGCAGATGTATTGATTCATTCTTTAAAAAAAGAAAATGTTGAAGTTCTCTTCGGGTATCCAGGAGGAGCAGTACTTCCAATTTATGATGCATTATATCGATCACCGATTAAGCACATTCTTTCGAAGCATGAACAGGGCTCAATTCATGCGGCTGAAGGCTACGCAAGAGTGAGTGGAAAGCCGGGCGTTGTCATTGCCACTTCAGGACCGGGTGCGACAAATCTCGTAACAGGAATTACGGATGCAATGATGGATTCCCTGCCACTTGTGATCTTCACAGGGCAGGTGGCCAGTACGGTAATCGGAACCGATGCTTTTCAAGAAGCGGATATTATGGGGATTACTGCACCAATCACCAAACATAATTACCAGGTGCGTGATGTTCAGGACCTACCGAGAATTATTAAAGAAGCGTTCCATATTGCAACAACGGGGCGTCCCGGTCCCGTTCTCGTTGATATCCCTAAAGATGTGGCGAACAAAACCATTTCACCCAACTATGATTCTACTGTCCATTTACCAGGTTACCAGCCAACCTTTTCGCCTAACATTTTGCAAATTAAGAAACTAGCAGATGCTGTTGGTGCAGCAAAAAAACCGGTGATCTTAGCCGGAGCTGGTGTCCTCCATGCGAATGCGGGAAAAGAACTCGTCGCTTTTTCTGAGAAACATCGCATTCCGGTGATTAATACATTGCTTGGCCTTGGAAGTTATCCTGGCAATCATCCACTATTCCTGGGGATGGGGGGCATGCACGGAACGTACACAGCGAACATGGCTCTTTATGAATGTGACTTGTTAATTAGTATTGGGGCACGGTTTGATGATCGATTAACCGGCAACCTGGATCATTTTGCTATCCATGCAACGGTGGCTCATATCGACGTTGATCCTGCCGAAATCGGGAAAAACGTTTCAACACAAATCCCAATTGTATCTGATGCTAGAGAGGCGTTGAAGAAGCTTCTAGAGATTGAATCACCACTTCCTGATACAGAAGAATGGCGTAAGAAGCTAACACAAAATAGTGAAGATTTTCCGCTTTGGAAGAAAGTATCAACTACTGAATTTCTCCCACAGCGCGTCGTAGAGCTCGTACACGAATATACGAAGGGTGATGCGATTATTACGACCGATGTCGGTCAGCATCAGATGTGGGCAGCCCAATATTATGCATTTGCGGATGCAAATCGATGGGTAACATCTGGAGGACTTGGCACAATGGGATTTGGTTTCCCTTCCGCTATAGGAGCCCAGCTTGCTTTTCCGGAACAAACAGTTGTTTCACTAACAGGTGATGGTGGATTCCAAATGACGTTACAGGAGCTTTCCACACTTCAAGAACTAAATCTTCCGGTAAAAGTCGTCATTATGAATAACCAGACGCTTGGAATGGTGAGACAGTGGCAGGAAGCTTTCTACGAGGAACGCTATTCCCAGTCACTAATCCCTGTACAGCCTGATTTTGTAAAGTTAGGTGAGGCGTATGGAATTAAATCATTTAAAGTTACGAATGAAGAAGAAGCGAAAGCTGTTTTTGAAGAAGCTTTTTCTCACCGCGAGCCAGTCTTAATCGATTGTCGCGTGAGTGGAAAGGAAAATGTATATCCAATGATTGCCCCTGGTAAAGGGCTTCATCAGATGATTGGGGTGAAACCATGA
- a CDS encoding O-acetylhomoserine aminocarboxypropyltransferase/cysteine synthase family protein yields the protein MADKKYHLETIGIHGGLQADSATGARALPIYQSNAYQFNNTDHAADLFALKEEGFIYSRIGNPTVGALEERIAQLEGGVGALALASGMAAITTAILNVANSGDEIVSASTLYGGTYNLFSATLPKYGIKTNFVDPENLESFRAAITPNTKAIFAETIGNPGLHVLDIEKVAEIAHEAGIPLIIDNTFATPYLCRPIEHGADIVVHSATKWLGGNGSTLGGIIVDGGKFDWNSSKFPGFTEPDHTYHGIIFAEALPEAAYIVKARVQLLRDTGAALSPFNAFQIALGVETLHVRMKEHIANTRKLVSYLKENPAVEWVSYPEEADHPSHQLVHKYLPKGAGAVVVFGIKGGRETGAGIINAVDLWSHVANVGDAKSLIIHPASTTHQQLSADELVASGVRDDLIRLSVGIEHIDDLIDDLDQAIAKAKVEASV from the coding sequence ATGGCAGATAAAAAATATCATTTAGAGACGATTGGCATTCATGGAGGGTTACAAGCTGATTCTGCAACGGGAGCTAGAGCACTACCAATCTATCAATCCAATGCTTATCAATTTAACAATACTGACCATGCCGCTGATTTATTTGCATTAAAAGAAGAAGGGTTTATCTATTCAAGGATTGGAAATCCAACTGTTGGAGCACTTGAAGAACGAATTGCTCAGCTTGAAGGTGGCGTTGGAGCTCTTGCACTAGCAAGTGGTATGGCAGCAATTACCACAGCGATATTAAATGTTGCAAATAGCGGAGATGAAATTGTTTCAGCTTCGACTTTATACGGTGGAACGTACAATCTCTTTTCTGCAACGCTTCCAAAATACGGAATCAAAACCAACTTTGTAGACCCGGAAAATTTGGAATCTTTCAGAGCTGCCATTACACCAAACACAAAAGCCATTTTTGCTGAAACAATTGGCAATCCAGGTCTTCACGTATTAGATATTGAGAAAGTTGCTGAAATTGCACATGAAGCGGGTATACCACTGATCATCGACAATACGTTTGCAACGCCTTATCTATGTCGACCAATTGAACACGGAGCAGATATCGTCGTTCACTCTGCTACAAAATGGCTTGGTGGAAACGGATCAACTTTGGGAGGCATCATCGTTGATGGAGGAAAGTTCGATTGGAACTCCTCTAAATTTCCTGGGTTCACTGAGCCAGATCATACGTATCATGGGATCATTTTTGCTGAAGCACTCCCAGAAGCTGCGTACATTGTAAAAGCAAGAGTGCAGCTGCTAAGAGATACGGGTGCTGCGCTTAGTCCATTTAACGCTTTTCAAATTGCTCTTGGTGTTGAAACGCTGCACGTTCGCATGAAAGAGCATATCGCTAACACGCGAAAGCTAGTCTCTTATCTTAAAGAAAATCCGGCCGTTGAATGGGTTAGCTATCCTGAGGAAGCGGATCATCCATCACATCAACTTGTTCACAAATATCTTCCAAAAGGCGCCGGGGCTGTTGTTGTATTCGGTATTAAGGGAGGTCGTGAAACAGGTGCAGGCATTATCAATGCCGTTGATCTCTGGTCTCATGTTGCAAATGTTGGTGATGCGAAAAGCTTAATTATCCATCCAGCAAGCACCACTCATCAGCAGCTAAGTGCCGATGAACTTGTAGCATCTGGTGTACGAGACGATCTGATTCGACTCTCTGTCGGAATTGAACATATTGATGATTTAATTGATGATTTAGATCAAGCGATCGCAAAAGCAAAAGTCGAAGCTAGCGTATAA
- the ilvE gene encoding branched-chain-amino-acid transaminase, translating into MSEQWIYLNGEFVKKEDAKVSVYDHGFLYGDGVFEGIRMYDGNVFRLEHHLQRLYDSAHSIMLKITHTMEEMTDIIVQTLKKNNLQDAYIRIVVSRGVGNLGLDPFTCKEPQVIVIAESLALFPKRLYETGIEIVTVASRRNRSDVLSPKVKSLNYLNNILVKIEANLAGVSEALMLNDQGYVAEGSADNIFIVKGNVIKTPPGYVGALEGITRNAIMELARQKGYDMREETFTRHDVYVADEVFLTGTAAEVIAVVKVDGREIGEGKPGKTTNNLLEAFRDIVTVDGVTVYPSKRDVQAG; encoded by the coding sequence GTGAGTGAACAGTGGATCTACCTTAACGGAGAATTTGTGAAAAAAGAAGATGCCAAAGTATCGGTATACGATCATGGTTTCCTCTATGGCGATGGGGTGTTCGAAGGAATTCGCATGTATGATGGGAATGTCTTCAGGTTAGAACATCATCTACAGCGCCTCTATGATTCAGCTCATTCAATTATGCTAAAAATAACGCACACGATGGAGGAAATGACTGACATTATTGTGCAAACGCTGAAAAAAAACAACCTTCAGGATGCCTATATTCGCATCGTTGTATCTCGCGGTGTAGGGAATCTAGGACTCGATCCATTCACATGTAAGGAACCACAAGTGATCGTTATTGCAGAATCACTGGCCTTGTTCCCTAAGCGATTATATGAAACAGGAATTGAAATTGTCACGGTAGCAAGCAGACGGAACCGCTCGGATGTATTAAGTCCCAAGGTAAAATCGTTGAACTACTTAAATAATATTCTTGTCAAAATTGAAGCCAATTTAGCCGGTGTCAGTGAAGCACTGATGTTAAATGATCAGGGATACGTCGCTGAAGGTTCGGCTGATAATATATTTATCGTGAAAGGTAACGTCATTAAAACACCGCCTGGCTATGTCGGTGCACTAGAAGGCATTACGCGAAATGCCATTATGGAACTCGCGAGACAAAAAGGGTATGACATGCGCGAAGAAACGTTTACGCGTCACGACGTTTATGTTGCAGATGAAGTCTTTTTAACTGGAACTGCTGCTGAAGTCATTGCCGTTGTGAAAGTAGACGGTCGTGAGATTGGAGAAGGGAAGCCAGGTAAAACGACAAATAACCTTCTTGAAGCGTTCAGAGATATTGTCACAGTGGATGGTGTCACTGTTTATCCTTCAAAACGTGATGTGCAGGCAGGGTAA
- the leuC gene encoding 3-isopropylmalate dehydratase large subunit: protein MGVEPKTIIEKIWDKHVVHEEEGSPDLLYIDLHLVHEVTSPQAFEGLRMNNRRVRRPDLTFATMDHNVPTIARHIINDPVSKVQMEKLEENCNEFGVEIADINHPDQGIVHVIGPELGLTQPGKTIVCGDSHTSTHGAFGALAFGIGTSEVEHVLSTQTLWQSRPKTIEIRVNGRLGAGVTAKDLILAVIAKFGVNAGTGAVVEYTGEAIRNMSMEERMTVCNMSIEAGAKAGLISPDETTFSYLKGKRHVPANEAFNEVVAEWKELATDPGATYDEVLEIGAEEIEPQVTWGTNPSMGSSVYARVPFPEEYEDPGDQKAIKQALAYMDLKPGTQIQNIAIQYVFIGSCTNSRLSDLRAAAEIVRGRKVHESVTALVVPGSKSVKDAAEAEGLDQVFQEAGFEWREAGCSMCLAMNDDIVPPGERCASTSNRNFEGRQGNGSRTHLVSPAMAAAAAIEGRFTDARKIKPLVM, encoded by the coding sequence ATGGGTGTGGAGCCGAAAACAATTATTGAGAAGATTTGGGATAAACACGTTGTGCATGAAGAAGAAGGTAGCCCGGATCTCCTGTATATTGATTTACATCTTGTTCATGAAGTCACTTCTCCGCAGGCCTTTGAAGGTCTGCGGATGAACAATAGACGTGTCAGAAGACCGGATTTAACCTTTGCGACGATGGACCATAACGTGCCTACAATTGCACGTCATATTATTAATGACCCGGTATCCAAAGTGCAAATGGAGAAGCTAGAAGAGAATTGCAACGAGTTCGGTGTGGAAATTGCAGATATTAATCACCCTGATCAGGGAATAGTGCACGTTATCGGTCCTGAGCTTGGCTTAACTCAGCCAGGAAAAACCATTGTTTGTGGAGATAGCCATACTTCAACACATGGCGCGTTTGGTGCTCTAGCCTTTGGGATCGGAACGAGCGAAGTAGAGCATGTTCTTTCAACACAAACGCTCTGGCAATCGCGCCCGAAAACCATTGAAATACGCGTAAACGGCCGTCTTGGTGCTGGAGTAACGGCTAAAGACTTAATTCTTGCCGTTATTGCCAAGTTTGGTGTAAATGCAGGAACTGGAGCAGTAGTTGAGTATACGGGTGAAGCGATTCGAAACATGTCAATGGAAGAGCGGATGACCGTTTGTAATATGTCCATTGAAGCTGGTGCAAAAGCGGGACTTATTAGTCCTGATGAAACGACTTTTTCCTATTTAAAAGGGAAGAGACATGTTCCAGCAAACGAAGCGTTCAATGAAGTAGTCGCTGAGTGGAAAGAGCTTGCAACTGATCCAGGTGCAACTTATGATGAAGTGCTGGAAATTGGCGCTGAAGAAATTGAACCACAAGTGACGTGGGGAACGAATCCTTCGATGGGGTCTTCTGTCTATGCTCGAGTACCTTTCCCTGAAGAATACGAAGATCCAGGTGACCAAAAAGCAATCAAACAGGCCCTTGCTTATATGGATCTTAAACCGGGTACCCAGATTCAAAACATTGCGATTCAATATGTCTTTATCGGATCGTGTACGAATTCACGATTAAGTGATTTGCGAGCTGCGGCTGAAATTGTTCGTGGTCGAAAAGTCCATGAAAGTGTTACAGCGCTAGTTGTACCTGGCTCTAAATCGGTCAAGGACGCAGCTGAAGCGGAAGGGCTTGATCAGGTGTTTCAGGAAGCTGGGTTTGAGTGGCGAGAAGCAGGGTGTAGCATGTGTCTCGCGATGAATGATGATATTGTTCCTCCGGGAGAGCGCTGTGCGTCTACGTCTAATCGCAATTTTGAAGGACGTCAGGGGAATGGTTCTAGAACACACCTTGTAAGCCCAGCAATGGCTGCAGCTGCTGCTATTGAAGGACGATTTACTGATGCTAGAAAAATAAAACCACTTGTGATGTAA
- a CDS encoding homoserine O-acetyltransferase, whose protein sequence is MDRETIYEDQTVSIGSLMLESGNELHDVELAYERVGPRGAPVVLVCHALTGNQYTVGHKEAGWWKGLIGEDAYIDTSDFQVITFNILGGCNGSTGPQSINPDTQKRYQADFPFVSVRDMVHSQKKALEELGIHHLHAVIGGSLGGMQVLEWGLLYPDWMDHLIPLAVTPTLNAYGIAYNAISRFAITNDPNWRDGYYSSDQAPTSGLATARMIGMISYRTDEMFQKKFGRGVKGASASHKEPQYDVESYLHYQGNKLVSRFDANSYLYLLKAMDNHDIGIERGNLTLVNKRFKANILAIGFKGDLIYPPDELEKLFQQGSSSQFYLVDTKFGHDGFLVEFDKWGPLIKEQITMINKIEGVK, encoded by the coding sequence TTGGATAGAGAGACGATATACGAAGATCAGACGGTATCGATTGGTTCGTTAATGCTCGAATCTGGCAATGAACTTCATGACGTCGAACTTGCCTATGAACGTGTGGGTCCTAGGGGAGCGCCGGTAGTTCTTGTCTGTCATGCTTTAACGGGAAATCAGTATACAGTCGGTCATAAGGAAGCAGGATGGTGGAAAGGATTAATCGGGGAAGATGCTTATATCGATACTTCTGATTTTCAAGTTATTACATTCAATATCCTCGGAGGATGTAATGGCTCGACAGGACCACAATCGATCAACCCAGATACGCAAAAGCGTTACCAAGCCGATTTTCCGTTTGTTTCTGTAAGAGACATGGTACATTCCCAGAAAAAAGCACTTGAGGAACTTGGTATCCACCATCTCCATGCTGTCATTGGTGGATCTCTTGGAGGGATGCAGGTACTTGAATGGGGCCTCCTCTATCCAGATTGGATGGATCATCTTATCCCACTTGCCGTCACACCAACCCTAAATGCCTATGGAATTGCTTATAATGCCATTTCTCGATTTGCGATTACGAATGATCCGAACTGGAGGGATGGTTACTACAGTAGTGATCAAGCTCCAACATCTGGGCTAGCAACCGCAAGAATGATTGGGATGATCTCCTATCGAACGGATGAAATGTTCCAAAAAAAATTCGGTCGTGGCGTTAAAGGGGCTTCAGCTAGCCATAAAGAACCACAATACGATGTCGAATCCTATCTTCATTATCAAGGCAATAAACTTGTAAGCCGCTTTGATGCAAACAGCTACTTATATTTGTTAAAGGCGATGGATAACCACGATATTGGCATTGAAAGAGGCAATCTTACCTTAGTAAACAAAAGATTCAAAGCAAACATCCTAGCAATTGGGTTCAAAGGGGATCTGATTTACCCACCAGATGAATTAGAAAAGCTTTTTCAACAAGGTTCATCCTCTCAGTTTTATCTTGTCGATACAAAATTTGGTCATGATGGGTTTCTCGTTGAGTTTGATAAATGGGGACCACTTATAAAAGAACAAATTACAATGATAAACAAAATCGAAGGAGTGAAGTGA
- a CDS encoding 2-isopropylmalate synthase, protein MQKINVFDTTLRDGEQSAGVNLNALEKLEIAKQLERLGVDIMEAGFPAASKGDFQGVKNIAETVRNVSVTGLARANMKDIDAAWEALKGGADPRLHVFLATSPIHMTHKLKKTPEEVVETAVGAVKYAKKFFPKVQWSAEDACRSDRTFLARIIKEVIDAGASVINIPDTVGYRSPQEYGELFTYLRNNVPNIEGVDLSAHCHNDLGMAVANSLAAIECGATQIEGTINGIGERAGNAAIEEVAVALRIRNDFYKAETGLKLDEIKRTSNLVSKLTGMAVPGNKAVVGANAFAHESGIHQDGVLKEKTTYEIISPQLIGVQSNSLVLGKHSGRHAFRDKVKELGFELDEAKINEAFADFKDLADKKKQVTEDDLFALLTDIQTDEFVDKYEIHSIQVQYGTANIPTATISIEKPDGTMIQQAGTGSGSVEAIYNTLEEMIPGTLQLQDYRINSVGGGRDALAEVHVRVMYNGSESNGRGTAQDVLESSAIAYLNAVNRVLARESYQVKKQAHV, encoded by the coding sequence GTGCAAAAGATTAATGTATTCGATACAACGCTTCGTGACGGAGAACAGTCAGCCGGAGTCAATCTGAATGCATTAGAAAAACTGGAAATCGCAAAGCAACTTGAGCGTCTTGGGGTAGACATCATGGAAGCAGGCTTTCCTGCTGCTTCCAAAGGTGACTTTCAAGGTGTGAAAAATATTGCTGAAACTGTAAGAAATGTTTCTGTTACAGGTCTTGCAAGAGCAAACATGAAAGACATTGATGCAGCTTGGGAAGCCCTTAAAGGCGGTGCCGACCCAAGACTTCATGTTTTTCTAGCCACTTCCCCTATCCATATGACTCATAAGCTTAAGAAGACGCCGGAAGAAGTCGTAGAAACGGCTGTTGGTGCAGTGAAATACGCGAAGAAATTCTTTCCGAAAGTGCAGTGGTCGGCTGAAGATGCTTGTCGATCTGATCGAACTTTTCTAGCTAGAATTATTAAAGAAGTTATCGATGCTGGTGCATCTGTCATTAATATCCCAGACACGGTCGGATATAGAAGTCCACAGGAATATGGGGAGCTTTTCACGTATTTGCGAAACAATGTTCCGAACATTGAAGGCGTTGATTTATCGGCTCATTGCCATAACGACCTTGGCATGGCGGTAGCAAATTCCTTAGCTGCAATTGAATGTGGAGCAACTCAAATTGAAGGAACGATTAATGGTATTGGAGAGCGGGCAGGTAATGCCGCCATTGAGGAAGTAGCTGTTGCACTTCGAATCCGGAATGACTTTTACAAGGCAGAAACCGGCTTAAAACTAGATGAAATTAAGCGCACAAGCAATCTTGTTAGCAAACTTACTGGCATGGCAGTGCCAGGCAATAAAGCGGTTGTTGGCGCCAACGCATTTGCTCATGAATCTGGTATTCACCAGGATGGTGTATTAAAAGAGAAAACAACCTATGAAATTATTAGTCCACAGCTGATCGGAGTACAGTCCAACAGCCTCGTTCTTGGAAAACATTCTGGTCGACATGCATTCAGAGATAAAGTGAAAGAACTTGGTTTTGAATTAGATGAAGCAAAGATTAATGAAGCATTTGCTGATTTTAAAGACTTGGCTGACAAGAAAAAGCAAGTAACAGAAGATGATCTGTTCGCACTATTAACGGATATTCAAACAGATGAATTTGTTGATAAATATGAGATTCATAGTATTCAAGTGCAATATGGGACAGCAAATATCCCGACGGCCACAATTTCAATCGAGAAGCCTGATGGAACGATGATTCAGCAAGCTGGAACGGGTTCAGGTAGTGTGGAAGCCATTTACAACACGCTTGAAGAAATGATCCCAGGGACGCTTCAACTTCAAGATTATCGTATTAATTCGGTTGGCGGTGGCAGAGATGCTCTTGCTGAAGTTCATGTTCGTGTTATGTATAACGGAAGTGAATCGAATGGTCGAGGCACTGCTCAAGATGTTTTGGAGTCCTCAGCAATTGCTTACTTAAACGCAGTGAATCGCGTTCTGGCTCGAGAAAGCTATCAAGTTAAAAAACAAGCGCACGTCTAA
- the ilvC gene encoding ketol-acid reductoisomerase — translation MAKVYYNGDINEGTLKGKKIAVIGYGSQGHAHALNLRESGFDVTVGLRKGRSWNQAEEDGFAVKTVKDASDEADVIMILLPDEYQPEVYKEEIEPGLRAGNALVFAHGFNVHFNQVVPPSDVDVFLVAPKGPGHLVRRTFEDGAGVPALFGVYQDVSGDAKELALAYAKGIGGARAGVLETSFKEETETDLFGEQAVLCGGLSSLVKAGFETLTEAGYQPEVAYFECLHELKLIVDLMYEDGIAGMRYSISDTAQWGDFVSGPRVVDADTKARMKDILEDIQTGKFAKGWILENKLNRPEFHAINEKEKNHPIEQVGKELRAMMPFVKPKAKKEVVTSAKD, via the coding sequence ATGGCAAAAGTATATTATAACGGTGATATCAACGAGGGCACGCTAAAAGGGAAAAAAATCGCGGTAATCGGTTATGGATCTCAAGGTCACGCTCATGCTTTAAATCTTCGTGAAAGCGGATTTGATGTAACGGTTGGGTTAAGAAAAGGACGCTCCTGGAATCAAGCAGAAGAAGATGGCTTTGCAGTAAAAACAGTAAAAGACGCAAGTGATGAAGCCGATGTAATCATGATTCTTCTTCCGGATGAGTATCAGCCGGAAGTGTACAAAGAGGAAATCGAGCCGGGTCTCCGTGCTGGTAATGCACTTGTTTTTGCTCATGGCTTTAACGTTCATTTCAACCAGGTTGTTCCTCCTTCCGATGTAGATGTTTTCCTTGTTGCTCCTAAAGGGCCAGGACACCTTGTAAGAAGAACATTTGAAGATGGTGCAGGCGTTCCAGCTCTATTCGGTGTATATCAGGACGTATCTGGTGACGCAAAAGAACTAGCCCTTGCTTACGCAAAAGGAATTGGCGGTGCTCGTGCAGGTGTTCTTGAAACATCCTTTAAAGAAGAAACCGAAACAGATCTCTTCGGTGAACAGGCCGTTCTTTGCGGCGGATTGTCTTCACTCGTGAAAGCTGGATTCGAAACATTGACAGAAGCTGGCTATCAACCGGAAGTGGCGTACTTTGAATGTTTACACGAACTAAAGCTCATTGTTGATTTGATGTATGAAGATGGTATTGCAGGAATGCGTTATTCCATCTCTGACACAGCTCAGTGGGGTGACTTTGTATCAGGTCCGCGTGTCGTTGATGCTGATACAAAAGCACGCATGAAAGATATCCTTGAAGATATCCAGACGGGTAAATTCGCGAAGGGCTGGATCCTAGAAAATAAACTAAACCGTCCAGAATTCCACGCGATCAATGAGAAAGAGAAGAATCATCCAATCGAACAAGTAGGAAAAGAGCTTCGTGCGATGATGCCATTTGTGAAACCAAAAGCAAAGAAGGAAGTGGTTACCAGTGCAAAAGATTAA
- the ilvN gene encoding acetolactate synthase small subunit: MKRIVTATVINQSGVLNRITGLMTKRQFNIESITVGHTEKEGVSKMTFVVNVDDNAKIEQLIKQLNKQIDVLKVTDITDQAIVVRELALIKVISNAQIRSEISGIIEPFRASIIDVSRESITVQVTGNSDKIEAILDLLRPYGIKEMVRTGITAFPRGSQKSVTDLKQYSILN, translated from the coding sequence ATGAAACGAATCGTAACCGCAACGGTCATTAACCAAAGTGGGGTGCTAAATCGCATCACAGGCCTCATGACAAAGCGGCAATTTAACATTGAAAGCATCACGGTTGGTCATACCGAAAAAGAGGGAGTTTCGAAAATGACCTTTGTCGTTAATGTCGATGACAATGCCAAAATTGAGCAGCTCATCAAGCAACTCAACAAGCAAATCGATGTGTTGAAAGTAACTGATATAACGGACCAGGCCATTGTGGTCCGGGAGTTAGCCTTAATTAAGGTCATTAGTAATGCTCAAATAAGAAGTGAAATTTCAGGAATAATTGAACCGTTTCGGGCTTCAATTATTGATGTAAGCCGTGAAAGTATCACGGTTCAGGTAACAGGTAATTCCGATAAGATTGAAGCAATCTTAGATCTTCTCAGGCCATATGGCATAAAGGAAATGGTTCGAACAGGAATCACGGCTTTCCCTCGAGGAAGTCAAAAATCTGTAACAGATTTGAAGCAGTATTCCATCTTAAATTAA
- the leuB gene encoding 3-isopropylmalate dehydrogenase, with the protein MKRKVAVLPGDGIGKEVMEGTMKVLNAVADRFGHTFEFHFARIGGAAIDQDGMPLPEETLSICKKSDAVLLGAVGGPKWENLPGHLRPERGLLGIRKELGLFANLRPVTAFDSLIDASPLKPDRIKGVDLLIVRELTGGLYFGTPSERRNNGKEVVDTLHYTRDEIERIVDQGFEAARKRNKKLTSVDKANVLESSRMWREVVEEKALAYPDVEVEHMLVDAAAMKMVQNPAHFDVIVTENLFGDILSDEASMITGSLGMLPSASLRSDGFGMYEPVHGSAPDIAGKNIANPLAMMLSGAMMLKYSFDMTEEADAIEKAVKEVLDAGYYTSDLASSGTKALGTDAMVKKVIYQLEEAGATAGIMEAYA; encoded by the coding sequence ATGAAGAGAAAAGTTGCGGTATTACCAGGTGATGGCATTGGCAAAGAAGTAATGGAAGGAACGATGAAAGTTCTGAATGCCGTGGCAGATCGATTTGGCCATACGTTTGAATTTCACTTTGCAAGAATCGGAGGGGCGGCCATTGATCAAGATGGTATGCCTTTACCCGAAGAAACGTTAAGCATCTGTAAAAAGAGTGATGCTGTTCTTCTTGGTGCAGTCGGTGGGCCAAAGTGGGAAAACCTTCCCGGTCACCTTCGTCCTGAACGAGGTCTTCTTGGAATTCGTAAAGAGCTAGGCTTGTTTGCAAATCTTCGTCCTGTAACGGCATTTGACAGTTTAATTGATGCTTCCCCTCTTAAGCCAGATCGGATCAAGGGCGTGGATCTGTTGATTGTTCGTGAATTAACAGGTGGATTGTATTTTGGTACACCAAGCGAGCGTCGTAACAATGGGAAAGAAGTGGTCGATACCCTTCATTATACAAGGGATGAAATTGAGCGAATTGTTGATCAGGGGTTCGAGGCAGCACGGAAGCGAAATAAGAAGCTAACAAGCGTCGATAAAGCGAACGTTCTAGAATCAAGCCGAATGTGGAGAGAAGTTGTAGAAGAAAAAGCACTCGCTTATCCGGATGTTGAAGTGGAACATATGCTGGTCGATGCGGCAGCAATGAAGATGGTTCAAAACCCAGCTCATTTTGATGTGATTGTAACAGAAAATCTATTTGGCGATATTTTAAGCGATGAAGCATCCATGATTACAGGATCACTTGGTATGCTCCCATCCGCAAGTCTTCGCAGTGATGGATTTGGCATGTATGAGCCCGTTCACGGTTCAGCACCGGATATTGCTGGGAAGAACATTGCGAATCCACTTGCTATGATGTTATCGGGAGCGATGATGCTGAAGTATTCATTCGATATGACTGAAGAAGCGGATGCCATCGAAAAGGCCGTGAAGGAAGTACTTGATGCAGGCTATTATACGAGTGATTTAGCAAGTAGTGGAACGAAGGCACTCGGAACAGACGCGATGGTGAAGAAAGTGATTTATCAATTAGAAGAAGCGGGTGCTACGGCAGGCATCATGGAAGCATACGCTTAA